CGTAGAATGAATAGCAAGACAAATAAAAACCACctcccatatttgaaaaataGCACAAAACGCCATCAGTATCTTTCTTGATGACGATGCTATCAGGATCGACATTTCGTACGTTTAACGTGAATGCTAATATGCTTTCCATTTTGTTCAcagaatattttggaaatatttttttcctagaaATATCGGAATCTTGAGAAGTCACGCTTGGTGTGTTCATATTTACGGCGGGAGTCGGCTTCAATGCAAGAGTAACATCGTTTGTATTTAAATCTGGATCATTTTGGATAGCTTTTTTCATTGCATCTCtgtaacaaacaaatttttacttcaaatgcacaccaaaactagagatatgatgtcaaaaatattttgcaatttATATTAATGATTTATGAATCAATAAGAAAACAGTATTACTTACTCTTGTATCCTATCCATACAATTAATTTCTTTTAGGGAAATTTTACGTTTTTGAATGACTGGAAGAACTatactcaaaatttttgtatCTGCATTAAATTTTGCACTCCCCTCTTTTTCAGATACTTCATATGGCAGTTTTATGTTGAGTTTGTACTTAGAGCCTTCTTTCAAATTAATTAGTTGTAAGTTTCTATCGGTGACATCCAAATCACAATCAACTATTGAATCAAGCAGTGGTAAGTCAATGTCGATTGCCAATGCCTTGGGAATCGTGATATCTATTCTGGCGTCCAACTCTTCCGTGGTTTCATGCAGTTCTATATATTTTCGTTGCACCAGTTTAAAAGTAGGTGTAATAAAGTCTTCTTCCTGCTTTTGCGATTGTAATTCATCAACCAAACTTTCCGCTGTTTGTTGAGCATTGGGCGCCAATATTTTGTCATTGGTGTCAACAGTGTAATCACTATCATGTTTTTTGTTCCGTATTACTGTCATCCGTGGAGTTCCTTTGTACTGGATTTTAGggaactttaaaacttttttatcgagctcaatCTTGAAAGCATTTTCCACAGCATCCATTGCCGTATCAGTTAcaagttttcgaaaattactATTGTTTTTGGCCAAGTACAGAGCATCATAATTGAAAACAACATCGTAAACAGTGCAGGATTGTTTTCGATTATCCAAGTCATTTCTCGGTTCGCTTAGAGCGTAAGGTATGCTCCAAGCAAGGCCCTTCTGACCATTTTCATCGTTTCCCGGCTGACTAGTAGGCCTATTTATCAAATCGCAATGACAAACattgatgaaaacttttttaagcCCGCTAGTAACGGACTTAATTACATAACCCGGTAGTggtttaacaaatttaacatcgTAACCACGCTCAGCTTCCAAAATCTTAATTTCTTCTTCGTATTGTTTCCGGTTTTCCGGGTCGGCCAATTCCTCACAGTATTCTTTGAATAAAGCTCGAAATTCTTCGTTTCCAAGGCATCGAGTTAAATTTCTGTACTCATCCCGAGAaagtttgaaactttcattggacaTCTTATTTAATGTAGCTGTCCTGATCTAAAATAAATATGGTTTAGATTTTGATTAGGTATTTATGTTCAACTTAATCGGCTTTTACTTACAAGACCTGCTATATGTTGCTGAATAACGTTTTAAATAAAGTTGACCATACAAAATTAATCCTTTCTAAATGCAACGTACTAGTATTAATAGCAAATTTagctaaataaatttaatattttcgttACTTCCGTTTTTCACTCCGGTGTCAAACTCTTCATGCATCGATCTAACAAAGGTAGCGTAACATTTGAAGAAGACAAAAATACCAtatgtgataaaaagtcaaaacaCTGTAAATCGACTGAACTACAAATTGAGATTTTTCATGACTTATTATCGTATTTAACAATGTGTCCTGGAATTTGAGAGTACcggggaaaaataaaatttccttgTTTCGAGCTAAAattggcgatgggcgcgctTGCAATCCAGGATACGATTTCTCATGTGTtcaacagagaaagcaatagccttcactcgaATTTCAcaccgattagctgtcattcttatggaaatctgtgtaagaataaagagcaagctttattcttttcagCGGGCCCAAGCCCAATCtcgtaacaaaaaataaagagtccaaactaaaatgttgatttttacttccaatttcaattttcagtttgcCATCCATGCATGGATCgcaaactgaaaattgaaattgaaagttaAGCTATACATTTTAATTTCGACTCTTTCGACTGGTAAAGTTAATCTTCAACATTTTATAAGTTACTCAATTTTGAGAGCAAGCTTACCAACACGAAAGCTACACTCTTACTTTCTACTATTCTATTTAAACCATTCGTTCActctaattattttttataaattcgaaTAGAAACCATTCAAAACCTGGAACcgttcagatttattttcatgttaaatTGTTGTTTCGCTTGGAATTCTCCAGCATAGACAAAAACAATTCGTTATACAAGTAAATATGattgatcaattttcatttaaaataaaagtccGCAGCATAAATGTAACAactagacacgaatgccacaatgtggtaaagtgtcataaataaaccaaaaaataaatgtaacacATTTTCTTCAAGATTGAAactatatattaaaaattaaatttctttctaTATAGTTAAGGAAAGTTCTATCCGTACATTTTAAGTgattttctaattaaaaataaCGCACGAGTTTACTGTGTAATCTTTTAATGTTCCATTCGAGCAAAAACCGTCAATGGTCTGTTTAACAGTAATCTAATTCAAATTGAAGATCTGCTGAACTTCTTGTTAATCTATTCAACACTATTGAATATTGCAATCTTCTGTTCCTGCATTCTggatttgttgttttgtttttctagaTGATCTTCGAATCAATGacctgtaagaaaaaaaaatacttgagaAATTTCAATACCAAAATAATTAATGTGAAGAAATTACGCCagtatttaaaacatttaatgcAACCGATAACAATAAAAACTCATAGTTCGACTATTATTTCGAGTACGTGTATTTTCTGGAATCCTCTTGCTTCATGTTGGTTCGGTTTCCGTGCGCgcattatttcaaaaaagtgcttttcatttgaaaaaaaaaggggtGATTCGCAATTTTACCGGAAAGCAGATTTAAAATCAATCAGAAGTTCAAAATTCGCCCAAGTAGTGTTCAAAAGCTGAATTttggataagttttgaatttaattcgcggaatcaaatttgaaagaaaaaacctgTGCTGAGTGGAtcccagtgatgccacatttctatcggtattttttaaaccaaaaaaatcttttatcggtatgtaaatcctaaaaatcggtatgaaaatcggtatttgaagtggatattcaaaaatgcttacattttaacttcctaacgtatttttctttaaatagaagCTTGCAATAAACAGCAAGTCTAAAAACTCttatttcattttaagttcaaaactagctgactaaatgtgttttagcatatattatTACATTTTCTCCGTAA
This sequence is a window from Uranotaenia lowii strain MFRU-FL chromosome 3, ASM2978415v1, whole genome shotgun sequence. Protein-coding genes within it:
- the LOC129752458 gene encoding protein kintoun isoform X1 yields the protein MSNESFKLSRDEYRNLTRCLGNEEFRALFKEYCEELADPENRKQYEEEIKILEAERGYDVKFVKPLPGYVIKSVTSGLKKVFINVCHCDLINRPTSQPGNDENGQKGLAWSIPYALSEPRNDLDNRKQSCTVYDVVFNYDALYLAKNNSNFRKLVTDTAMDAVENAFKIELDKKVLKFPKIQYKGTPRMTVIRNKKHDSDYTVDTNDKILAPNAQQTAESLVDELQSQKQEEDFITPTFKLVQRKYIELHETTEELDARIDITIPKALAIDIDLPLLDSIVDCDLDVTDRNLQLINLKEGSKYKLNIKLPYEVSEKEGSAKFNADTKILSIVLPVIQKRKISLKEINCMDRIQEDAMKKAIQNDPDLNTNDVTLALKPTPAVNMNTPSVTSQDSDISRKKIFPKYSVNKMESILAFTLNVRNVDPDSIVIKKDTDGVLCYFSNMGGGFYLSCYSFYVRFPNVNVLDVIHEQWDNNIILQLILDNSDVDVYYSGLNENNVNQHSILEDISVKNNFIDRDFKEDSLSIAVCSKQIKARPKSSDLSIEIKTKDEIIYKCEIGAPTVGKDSLEDSINFEDSLDVAEKQNTTLKEDTHETKKSKRNARKRNKKRSVSESLCDQLKVSNKTNNGISKPEDSSLKEDLADVTNQMQSSLSTTTAAPRKTRSISESCARDVSTDSVENLSALIDFNRKYYKGILKHSSLNRSISECSSFEDNSYIATSVDCSGESHNAVELSESCRKTVRFNDFIKTKLFRSNSSILAQKKKNAKKNESKKRVMTRRASEGESTDNEDKDFVNVNDVVSNTNIENGQHDSGISLDSDAGYSEKDEFIVQGEQLTDVVNSKAANQTKVTNKAKLPQKGAAKFSASSDIEFKSDMIFDIEM
- the LOC129752458 gene encoding protein kintoun isoform X2; translation: MSNESFKLSRDEYRNLTRCLGNEEFRALFKEYCEELADPENRKQYEEEIKILEAERGYDVKFVKPLPGYVIKSVTSGLKKVFINVCHCDLINRPTSQPGNDENGQKGLAWSIPYALSEPRNDLDNRKQSCTVYDVVFNYDALYLAKNNSNFRKLVTDTAMDAVENAFKIELDKKVLKFPKIQYKGTPRMTVIRNKKHDSDYTVDTNDKILAPNAQQTAESLVDELQSQKQEEDFITPTFKLVQRKYIELHETTEELDARIDITIPKALAIDIDLPLLDSIVDCDLDVTDRNLQLINLKEGSKYKLNIKLPYEVSEKEGSAKFNADTKILSIVLPVIQKRKISLKEINCMDRIQEDAMKKAIQNDPDLNTNDVTLALKPTPAVNMNTPSVTSQDSDISRKKIFPKYSVNKMESILAFTLNVRNVDPDSIVIKKDTDGVLCYFSNMGGGFYLSCYSFYVRFPNVNVLDVIHEQWDNNIILQLILDNSDVDVYYSGLNENNVNQHSILEDISVKNNFIDRDFKEDSLSIAVCSKQIKARPKSSDLSIEIKTKDEIIYKCEIGAPTVGKDSLEDSINFEDSLDVAEKQNTTLKEDTHETKKSKRNARKRNKKRSVSESLCDQLKKTNNGISKPEDSSLKEDLADVTNQMQSSLSTTTAAPRKTRSISESCARDVSTDSVENLSALIDFNRKYYKGILKHSSLNRSISECSSFEDNSYIATSVDCSGESHNAVELSESCRKTVRFNDFIKTKLFRSNSSILAQKKKNAKKNESKKRVMTRRASEGESTDNEDKDFVNVNDVVSNTNIENGQHDSGISLDSDAGYSEKDEFIVQGEQLTDVVNSKAANQTKVTNKAKLPQKGAAKFSASSDIEFKSDMIFDIEM